From Thalassococcus sp. S3, one genomic window encodes:
- a CDS encoding GntP family permease, with translation MLAALTVILPLGLLIWAAYRGWPVMVVAPLMALLGAALATDPLMATLTQRFMPATGGFVISFLPLFLLGAIFGRMMEVSGAAHAIATAIVDRLGPSQAIPAVVLACAALTYGGVSLFVVAFAIFPLAAVLFRQSDLPYHLIPAAIALGAFTFTMTALPGTPAIQNAIPMPYFGTTVFAAPGLGLVAALIMAGGGLLYLQLASRRGHPAGAFPHPQAESDTRSDLPPFWAAITPVLSVFVLNYTLSEVFLPAQDLSYLAQPDWGETSGEAVTGLWSLILSLTGAIVILMLLMRSRIATPKEDLGKGASASLLPLFNTAALVGFGAVIAGLPAFAAISGWIEDLPGGVVVGLAVSTSVLAGITGSASGGMSIALDALGAEYLAQANAAGISPDVLHRVTALATGGLDALPHNGAVVTLLAIAGLSHREAYGPIFVVAVAIPVLALLAVLVLSTQFGSF, from the coding sequence ATGCTTGCCGCACTCACCGTCATCCTGCCGCTTGGTCTGCTGATCTGGGCCGCCTATCGGGGCTGGCCCGTGATGGTCGTGGCCCCTCTGATGGCGCTGCTGGGGGCTGCTTTGGCCACCGATCCGCTGATGGCCACGCTGACCCAAAGGTTCATGCCCGCAACGGGCGGCTTCGTGATCTCGTTCCTGCCGCTTTTCCTGCTGGGCGCGATCTTTGGGCGGATGATGGAGGTGTCGGGCGCGGCCCACGCGATTGCCACCGCCATCGTGGACCGGCTGGGCCCGTCACAGGCGATCCCGGCGGTAGTGCTGGCCTGTGCTGCGCTGACCTATGGTGGCGTGTCGCTGTTCGTGGTGGCCTTTGCGATCTTTCCGCTGGCCGCTGTGCTGTTCCGGCAGTCGGACCTGCCCTATCACCTGATCCCGGCGGCGATTGCGCTGGGGGCCTTCACCTTCACCATGACCGCCCTGCCCGGCACACCGGCGATCCAGAATGCGATCCCGATGCCATACTTTGGCACCACGGTCTTTGCCGCGCCCGGCCTGGGCCTCGTGGCGGCGTTGATCATGGCGGGCGGCGGGCTCCTCTACCTGCAACTGGCGAGCCGGAGGGGACATCCGGCAGGTGCGTTCCCCCATCCGCAGGCAGAGTCAGATACCCGTTCGGATCTGCCGCCATTCTGGGCCGCGATCACCCCGGTTCTGAGCGTGTTTGTCCTGAACTATACGCTGAGCGAGGTGTTTCTGCCCGCACAGGATCTCAGCTATCTCGCCCAACCGGACTGGGGAGAGACAAGCGGGGAGGCGGTGACCGGCCTCTGGTCGCTGATCCTGAGCCTGACAGGCGCCATCGTGATCCTGATGCTCCTGATGCGCAGCCGGATCGCCACGCCGAAAGAGGATCTGGGCAAGGGGGCCAGCGCCTCGCTGCTGCCCCTGTTCAACACGGCTGCGCTGGTGGGGTTCGGCGCGGTGATCGCCGGCCTGCCCGCCTTTGCCGCGATCAGCGGCTGGATCGAGGATCTGCCGGGCGGCGTGGTCGTGGGCCTTGCGGTGTCCACCAGCGTGCTGGCGGGTATCACCGGATCGGCCTCGGGCGGCATGTCCATCGCGCTCGACGCGTTGGGCGCGGAGTATCTGGCGCAGGCCAATGCCGCCGGGATCTCTCCGGACGTGCTGCACCGCGTCACGGCTTTGGCGACCGGCGGTCTGGACGCACTGCCCCATAATGGTGCCGTCGTCACACTGCTGGCGATTGCCGGGCTAAGCCACAGGGAGGCCTATGGCCCGATCTTTGTCGTCGCCGTGGCAATCCCGGTGCTGGCGCTGCTGGCGGTTCTGGTCCTCTCCACTCAATTCGGCAGCTTCTGA
- a CDS encoding TetR/AcrR family transcriptional regulator, producing the protein MPRGIAKDHDQKRTALRKGAAAYFAAHGYDRASMTGAARECGVSKALIYHYYDSKEALLFDILDAHLSDLAAVVAEAQPEGLPGLIRAILAAYADADAEHKLQLDALSTLPREMQAPLIALQRELVATMSGVIAAERPDLEADRLRAVTMTVFGILNWFYMWHRPGKGLSRAEYAELAAGFVRKGLEGV; encoded by the coding sequence ATGCCCCGCGGGATCGCCAAGGATCACGACCAGAAACGCACCGCCCTGCGCAAGGGAGCGGCGGCCTATTTCGCCGCGCATGGCTATGACCGCGCCTCGATGACGGGGGCGGCACGGGAATGCGGGGTCTCCAAGGCGCTGATCTATCATTATTATGACAGCAAGGAGGCGCTGCTCTTCGATATCCTGGACGCGCATCTGTCGGATCTGGCCGCCGTGGTGGCCGAGGCGCAGCCGGAGGGCCTGCCGGGCCTCATTCGCGCGATCCTCGCGGCCTACGCCGATGCGGATGCAGAGCATAAATTGCAACTCGACGCGCTCTCGACCCTGCCAAGGGAGATGCAGGCGCCGCTGATCGCGCTGCAGCGGGAATTGGTGGCCACGATGTCGGGCGTGATCGCCGCCGAACGGCCGGATCTGGAAGCAGACCGGCTGCGCGCGGTGACGATGACGGTTTTCGGCATTCTCAACTGGTTTTACATGTGGCATCGGCCCGGAAAAGGGCTGAGCCGCGCGGAGTATGCCGAGCTGGCGGCGGGGTTTGTGCGCAAGGGGCTGGAGGGCGTCTGA
- the paaK gene encoding phenylacetate--CoA ligase PaaK, with amino-acid sequence MKDLTPAKASLDPIEIASRDEIEALQLDRLKWSLRHAYDNVPFYKASFDAAGVHPNDVTSLSDLAKFPFTVKQDLRDNYPFGMFAVPRDRVKRIHASSGTTGQPTVVGYTEKDLDTWGSVVARSLRASGLQPGDLLHNAYGYGLFTGGLGIHLGADHLGLTTIPISGGMTQRQVRLIEDFRPKGITVTPSYALSVLDEYAAQGLDPRDSSLEVGIFGAEPWTNAMREEIEQAFDMHAVDIYGLSEVMGPGVANECVETKDGLHIWEDHFFPEIIDPETGQPVADGEQGELVFTSLTKEAFPIIRYRTRDLTRLLPGTARSMRRMEKVTGRSDDMIILRGVNVFPTQIEEQLMTVQGLAPHFQIELSRPDRMDQMRVLTEACEGFSSNEDRVHSAAELSHKIKATVGISVKVDVADPGGVARSQGKAVRIIDTRPKS; translated from the coding sequence ATGAAAGATCTCACGCCAGCGAAAGCCAGCCTCGATCCCATCGAGATCGCCAGCCGTGACGAGATCGAGGCGCTGCAACTCGACCGCCTGAAATGGTCGCTGCGCCATGCCTACGATAATGTGCCGTTCTACAAGGCTTCCTTTGACGCGGCTGGCGTGCATCCGAATGACGTGACCAGCCTGTCGGACCTCGCGAAATTTCCCTTCACCGTTAAGCAGGACCTGCGTGACAACTATCCCTTCGGCATGTTCGCCGTCCCGCGCGACCGGGTGAAGCGCATCCATGCGTCTTCGGGCACCACCGGCCAGCCGACCGTCGTGGGGTATACCGAAAAGGATCTGGACACCTGGGGCTCCGTCGTCGCCCGCTCCCTGCGCGCCTCGGGCCTGCAACCCGGAGACCTGTTGCACAACGCCTATGGCTACGGTCTTTTCACCGGGGGGCTGGGCATCCATCTGGGCGCCGACCACCTGGGCCTGACCACGATCCCGATCTCGGGCGGCATGACCCAGCGCCAGGTTCGGCTGATCGAGGATTTCCGGCCCAAGGGCATTACCGTCACCCCCTCCTACGCGCTGTCGGTTCTGGATGAATACGCCGCCCAGGGGCTCGACCCGCGCGACAGCTCCTTAGAGGTCGGCATCTTCGGGGCGGAGCCCTGGACCAACGCGATGCGGGAGGAGATCGAGCAGGCCTTCGACATGCATGCGGTCGATATCTACGGGCTCAGCGAGGTCATGGGGCCGGGTGTGGCCAATGAATGCGTGGAGACCAAGGACGGTTTGCATATCTGGGAGGATCATTTCTTTCCCGAGATCATCGACCCCGAGACCGGACAGCCCGTGGCCGATGGGGAACAGGGAGAGTTGGTCTTTACCTCTCTCACCAAAGAAGCCTTTCCCATCATCCGCTATCGCACCCGCGACCTCACGCGTCTTCTGCCCGGCACGGCGCGGTCGATGCGGCGGATGGAGAAGGTCACGGGCCGGTCGGATGACATGATCATCCTGCGCGGTGTGAACGTCTTCCCCACCCAGATCGAAGAGCAGTTGATGACGGTCCAGGGCCTCGCCCCGCATTTCCAGATCGAGCTTAGCCGGCCCGACCGCATGGACCAGATGCGCGTGTTGACGGAAGCTTGCGAGGGCTTTTCGTCGAACGAGGACCGGGTGCATTCAGCCGCAGAGCTCAGCCACAAGATCAAGGCGACGGTGGGCATTTCGGTCAAGGTCGACGTGGCCGACCCAGGTGGTGTTGCACGTAGCCAGGGCAAGGCGGTGCGCATCATCGACACCCGCCCGAAATCCTGA
- the pcaF gene encoding 3-oxoadipyl-CoA thiolase, translated as MTEAYLCDGIRTPIGRYGGALSKVRPDDMLAHVIREVMKPHPEMPVDEVLMGCANQAGEDNRNVARMAVLLAGLPDTVPGATINRLCGSGLDAIGSAARAVRTGEAEVVIAGGVESMSRAPMVMPKADAAFSRKAEIYDTTIGWRFVNRAMHKHYGTDSMPETAENVAEDHQIGRADQDAFALRSQERAAAAQASGRLAREIVAVKVPQRRGEEVEIATDEHPRQTTLEKLGALSTPFRDGGTVTAGNASGVNDGAAAVIVASAAAVEKYGLTPRARITGMATVGVAPRVMGIGPAPATEKLMAQHGLGIAHIDTIELNEAFAAQGLAVTRQLGLPDDADHVNPHGGAIALGHPLGMSGARLALTASLTMTDNDMSRAICTMCIGVGQGIALLLEKA; from the coding sequence ATGACCGAAGCCTATCTCTGCGACGGCATCCGTACGCCGATTGGCCGCTATGGCGGCGCATTGTCGAAGGTGCGGCCCGACGACATGCTGGCCCATGTGATCCGGGAGGTGATGAAGCCCCACCCGGAGATGCCAGTCGACGAAGTTCTGATGGGCTGCGCCAACCAGGCCGGAGAGGACAACCGCAACGTGGCCCGCATGGCGGTGCTGCTGGCCGGCCTGCCCGATACGGTGCCGGGGGCCACGATCAACCGGCTCTGCGGCTCGGGGCTGGACGCGATTGGCTCGGCGGCCCGCGCGGTCCGGACCGGAGAGGCAGAGGTGGTGATCGCGGGAGGTGTCGAATCGATGTCCCGCGCGCCGATGGTGATGCCCAAGGCGGATGCAGCGTTTTCGAGGAAGGCGGAGATCTACGACACGACCATCGGCTGGCGGTTCGTGAACAGGGCGATGCACAAGCATTACGGCACGGATTCGATGCCGGAAACGGCCGAGAATGTGGCCGAGGATCACCAGATCGGCCGTGCCGATCAGGACGCCTTTGCCCTGCGCTCGCAGGAGCGGGCAGCGGCGGCCCAGGCCAGCGGTCGGCTTGCCCGCGAAATCGTGGCCGTCAAAGTGCCCCAGCGGCGCGGCGAGGAGGTCGAGATAGCGACCGACGAGCATCCCCGTCAGACCACGCTGGAAAAACTGGGCGCGCTGTCCACCCCGTTCCGCGACGGCGGCACCGTGACCGCCGGCAACGCGTCGGGCGTCAACGACGGCGCAGCCGCCGTGATCGTGGCCTCCGCCGCGGCGGTTGAAAAGTACGGCCTCACCCCCCGTGCCCGCATCACCGGCATGGCCACCGTCGGCGTCGCCCCCCGCGTCATGGGCATCGGCCCGGCCCCCGCCACCGAAAAGCTGATGGCACAGCACGGTCTCGGGATTGCGCACATCGACACGATCGAGCTCAACGAAGCCTTCGCCGCCCAAGGCCTCGCCGTCACCCGCCAGCTTGGCCTGCCCGACGATGCCGACCACGTGAACCCCCATGGCGGCGCCATCGCCCTCGGTCACCCCCTCGGAATGTCCGGCGCACGACTGGCACTGACCGCCTCGCTCACCATGACCGACAACGACATGTCCCGCGCCATCTGCACGATGTGCATCGGCGTGGGCCAGGGCATCGCACTCCTGTTGGAGAAGGCCTGA
- the paaI gene encoding hydroxyphenylacetyl-CoA thioesterase PaaI, which produces MTPQERAEKSAAAMWAKDAASQWLGMTLDAVGPGTARLSFEVKDHHLNGHGICHGGYIFTLADSAFAFACNSYNALTVAQENSITFLTPGQPAERLTAEAVETARAGRSGIYDVTVTGQDGRKVAVFRGLARTVKGQHFEEET; this is translated from the coding sequence ATGACACCGCAAGAGCGCGCCGAGAAAAGCGCCGCCGCGATGTGGGCGAAGGATGCGGCCAGCCAATGGCTGGGCATGACGCTGGATGCGGTGGGGCCGGGCACGGCGCGGCTGTCCTTCGAAGTCAAGGACCACCATCTGAACGGGCACGGGATCTGCCACGGCGGCTATATCTTCACACTGGCCGACAGTGCATTCGCCTTCGCCTGCAACAGCTATAATGCGCTGACGGTGGCACAGGAGAACTCCATCACCTTCCTGACGCCCGGCCAGCCGGCGGAACGGCTGACGGCAGAAGCGGTGGAAACCGCGCGCGCCGGGCGTTCGGGTATCTACGACGTAACCGTAACGGGCCAGGACGGGCGCAAGGTGGCGGTGTTCCGCGGCCTCGCGCGCACCGTCAAAGGCCAGCATTTCGAGGAAGAGACATGA
- the paaZ gene encoding phenylacetic acid degradation bifunctional protein PaaZ: MIMLRPASYAMARWVGPGADARAVHGPVTGEQIAEAGGAALDVQGMLDWARGTGGPALRAMTFHERAKMIKAVALYLGERKEELYALNPLTGATRRDGAIDIDGGIGTMMVIASKGRREMPDGHVYVDGEVEGLSRGGSFLGQHIAVPLQGVAVHINAFNFPVWGMLEKLAPTLLAGMPAIVKPATQTSYLTEACFRMIVESGLLPDGAVQLVIGGVGDMLDRLGPQDAVAFTGSADTALHLRSNAHLLRNSVRFHAEQDSLNATILGPDVTPGSAAFDQFIKEAASEITVKAGQKCTAIRRMIVPQAQMEAVSEALIARLSGTKVGDPADETVRMGALASAAQKADVLGKVQALAGETIRLTGDPETLDLIGAGPEGAFLAPTLLRCDDPDAARAVHELEAFGPVSTLMPYRDLDHASALANRGGGSLVASLVTDDPQVARSVALGSAAWHGRLYITGAGSAKEATGHGAPLPHMVHGGPGRAGGGEELGGIRGVLHYMQRTAIQGSPDVLSAITGQWTQGASEIKGPDHPFQRIFDEISIGETIHTAPRTVTLDDIEHFAHFTGDTFYAHMDEDAAKANPFFPGRVAHGYLLLSFAAGLFVQPDPGPVLANTGLNGLSFQKPVSPGDSISVRLTAKRKTKRTDTYGEVAWNVTLTNQDGDQVAEYELLTMVSYSR, from the coding sequence ATGATCATGCTGAGACCTGCAAGTTACGCGATGGCGCGATGGGTGGGGCCGGGAGCCGATGCGCGCGCCGTGCACGGGCCTGTCACCGGCGAACAGATCGCCGAAGCGGGGGGCGCGGCCCTCGATGTCCAGGGCATGCTCGACTGGGCGCGGGGCACGGGCGGCCCGGCGCTGCGGGCCATGACGTTCCACGAACGCGCCAAGATGATCAAGGCCGTCGCGCTTTATCTGGGCGAGCGCAAGGAAGAGCTTTACGCGCTCAACCCTCTTACCGGTGCGACACGACGCGACGGGGCCATCGACATCGACGGCGGCATCGGCACGATGATGGTCATCGCCTCCAAGGGCCGGCGGGAAATGCCCGACGGCCATGTCTATGTCGATGGCGAGGTCGAGGGCCTGTCGCGCGGCGGCTCCTTCCTCGGCCAGCACATCGCGGTACCCCTGCAGGGCGTGGCGGTCCATATCAACGCGTTCAACTTCCCCGTCTGGGGCATGCTGGAGAAACTGGCCCCCACGCTCCTGGCCGGCATGCCCGCCATCGTGAAACCGGCCACCCAGACGTCCTATCTGACCGAGGCGTGCTTTCGCATGATCGTGGAAAGCGGCCTTCTGCCCGACGGCGCCGTGCAGCTTGTCATCGGCGGGGTGGGCGACATGCTCGACCGTCTTGGGCCTCAGGATGCGGTGGCCTTCACCGGTTCTGCCGACACCGCACTGCATCTGCGAAGCAACGCGCATCTTCTGCGCAACTCGGTGCGCTTCCACGCCGAACAGGACAGCCTCAACGCCACCATCCTCGGCCCAGACGTGACCCCCGGCAGCGCCGCGTTCGACCAGTTCATCAAGGAAGCCGCCAGCGAGATCACCGTCAAGGCCGGTCAGAAATGCACCGCCATCCGCCGCATGATCGTGCCTCAGGCTCAGATGGAGGCGGTCTCCGAAGCTCTCATCGCCCGCCTCTCTGGCACTAAAGTCGGCGATCCTGCCGATGAGACGGTGCGCATGGGCGCGCTCGCCTCTGCCGCGCAGAAGGCCGATGTGCTGGGCAAGGTGCAGGCTCTGGCCGGCGAGACCATCCGTCTGACCGGCGATCCCGAAACACTCGACCTGATCGGCGCGGGGCCCGAGGGCGCCTTTCTCGCGCCCACGCTTCTGCGCTGCGACGATCCCGACGCCGCCCGTGCCGTGCATGAGTTGGAAGCGTTCGGCCCCGTCTCCACCCTCATGCCCTACCGCGATCTCGACCATGCCAGCGCGCTTGCCAATCGCGGCGGCGGCTCCCTCGTGGCTTCTCTTGTCACCGACGATCCCCAGGTCGCGCGCTCCGTCGCGCTGGGCTCCGCCGCGTGGCATGGGCGGCTCTACATCACCGGCGCGGGCAGCGCCAAGGAGGCGACCGGCCACGGCGCGCCCCTGCCGCATATGGTCCATGGCGGGCCCGGCCGTGCGGGTGGCGGTGAGGAGCTGGGCGGCATCCGCGGCGTGCTCCACTACATGCAGCGCACCGCCATTCAGGGCAGCCCCGATGTGCTCTCGGCCATCACCGGCCAATGGACGCAAGGTGCCAGCGAGATCAAGGGCCCAGACCATCCCTTCCAGCGCATCTTCGACGAGATATCCATCGGCGAGACGATCCACACCGCGCCGCGCACCGTCACCCTCGACGATATCGAGCATTTCGCCCATTTCACCGGCGACACCTTCTATGCCCACATGGACGAGGACGCGGCCAAGGCGAACCCGTTCTTCCCCGGCCGTGTGGCCCATGGCTACCTGCTCCTCAGCTTCGCCGCCGGCCTCTTCGTGCAGCCCGATCCCGGTCCCGTCCTCGCCAATACCGGGCTGAACGGCCTCAGCTTTCAAAAGCCGGTCAGCCCCGGTGACAGCATCTCCGTGCGTCTCACCGCCAAGCGCAAGACCAAGCGGACCGACACCTATGGCGAGGTTGCCTGGAACGTGACCCTCACCAATCAGGACGGCGATCAGGTGGCCGAATATGAGCTTTTGACGATGGTGTCCTACTCACGATAA
- a CDS encoding PaaX family transcriptional regulator C-terminal domain-containing protein — MDPLSPLITALHGEGRLRVWSLVITVFGDMVQHRGGGISTARLGRLLGRVGVEPGALRTALSRLGRDGWVTSARSGRLSIYRLSPDGLLQFAPATTQIYAAPRLHPATSWALSVTLSASGEPVTALHPLDTAPEEADCQVTGTLSHISEAFRRRSLSAPHRAALSALSADLEALSSASLPPLEAAAARVLLTHRWRRIVLRFPEIPFELMPADAPLANPRAAVAQAYQSLTPEAEAWLDTSAGDASPMPAASPSAFLRFG; from the coding sequence ATGGACCCGCTCTCCCCCCTGATCACCGCCCTGCATGGCGAAGGCCGCCTTCGTGTCTGGTCCCTCGTCATCACCGTTTTCGGCGATATGGTCCAGCATCGCGGCGGCGGCATCTCTACCGCGCGGCTCGGCCGGCTTCTGGGCCGCGTCGGCGTCGAACCCGGCGCCCTGCGCACCGCTTTGTCGCGTCTCGGGCGGGATGGCTGGGTCACAAGCGCGCGGAGCGGGCGGCTCAGCATCTATCGCCTCAGCCCCGACGGCCTGTTGCAGTTCGCGCCCGCCACCACCCAGATCTACGCTGCCCCTCGCCTGCACCCCGCCACCTCATGGGCCCTGTCGGTTACGCTGTCTGCGTCCGGAGAGCCGGTGACCGCGCTCCACCCTCTGGACACCGCGCCAGAGGAGGCTGACTGCCAGGTTACCGGCACATTGTCCCATATCAGCGAGGCGTTCCGCCGCCGTTCCTTAAGCGCCCCGCATCGGGCAGCGCTTTCCGCGCTCTCCGCTGATCTGGAGGCACTGTCATCCGCGTCCCTCCCGCCGCTGGAGGCCGCGGCTGCGCGGGTTTTGCTGACCCACCGCTGGCGCCGTATCGTTCTGCGCTTCCCTGAGATCCCATTCGAGCTGATGCCCGCCGATGCCCCCCTTGCCAATCCCCGTGCCGCAGTAGCGCAAGCCTATCAAAGCCTGACCCCCGAGGCCGAGGCCTGGCTCGACACCTCCGCCGGCGATGCCAGCCCGATGCCCGCGGCCTCCCCATCCGCGTTCCTGCGGTTTGGGTAA
- a CDS encoding sensor histidine kinase has translation MDAIEPTEIIATLRESLVVLTEDLKVEFASPRFFETFEVDEQETIGHDLASLGNGQWNIPSLIDVLSRILDEHITVEDYEVEHQFEHIGRKVMRLNARKTVRPGNGSRRILLAIEDITTAADVARQAERNARLSQGIVDTIREPLLVLDGDLKVVSASRSFFDTFGVTPEATIGRRIWELGDGQWSIPELIHLLTTVIPAHSEIEDFEVTHDFPGLGERTILLNARKIFGDCNTTKTLLLAMEDVTEKRRVEGERKAALAQANDLLEELNHRVMNSLTMIASIISVERRTLSDESAALAFDRLYARVMSVASLYKKLSANRSIETVGASDYLGAIVKEARASINREDLKLNIGCDIDDVALTTRTAVPLGLVVNEVVTNSMKYAFQGRDAGKLDIVFRASQTAFDLTIRDDGVGIDENARVNSGMGQRLVAAFTQQLDGVSHVKADQKGTRFILTMPRLLDEAQKTGAAHLT, from the coding sequence ATGGACGCCATTGAGCCGACTGAAATTATCGCAACCTTGCGAGAAAGCCTCGTTGTCCTGACGGAAGATCTGAAGGTTGAATTTGCGAGCCCGCGCTTTTTTGAAACCTTCGAAGTGGATGAGCAGGAGACGATTGGCCATGACCTGGCCAGTCTTGGCAACGGGCAGTGGAATATTCCGAGCCTCATCGATGTCTTGAGCAGGATCCTGGACGAACACATCACGGTCGAGGATTACGAGGTCGAGCACCAATTCGAACATATCGGTCGAAAGGTGATGCGGCTCAATGCCCGCAAGACGGTGCGGCCGGGGAACGGGTCGCGGCGCATTCTGCTTGCTATCGAGGATATCACTACGGCTGCCGACGTGGCGCGGCAGGCCGAACGGAATGCCCGCCTGTCACAGGGTATTGTCGACACGATCAGAGAGCCGCTTCTGGTTCTCGATGGCGATCTCAAGGTTGTTTCCGCCAGCCGCTCGTTCTTCGACACGTTCGGCGTCACGCCCGAGGCGACGATTGGGCGCCGGATCTGGGAACTGGGGGATGGCCAATGGTCGATCCCGGAACTCATCCATTTGCTCACGACAGTCATACCGGCCCATTCCGAGATCGAGGATTTTGAAGTCACCCACGACTTTCCCGGCCTTGGCGAGCGTACGATCCTGTTGAACGCACGGAAGATTTTCGGCGACTGCAACACGACCAAAACCCTTCTTCTTGCGATGGAGGATGTCACTGAAAAACGACGGGTCGAGGGCGAGAGAAAAGCGGCGCTTGCGCAGGCGAACGATCTGCTGGAAGAACTCAATCACCGCGTGATGAATAGCCTGACGATGATTGCGTCTATCATATCCGTCGAACGCCGGACCCTCTCGGACGAGAGTGCAGCGCTTGCGTTCGACAGGCTCTATGCCCGGGTGATGTCGGTTGCCTCGCTTTACAAGAAGCTGTCCGCCAACCGTTCTATCGAAACTGTCGGAGCGTCGGACTATCTCGGCGCAATCGTCAAAGAGGCACGCGCGTCCATCAACCGCGAGGACCTGAAGCTCAACATTGGTTGCGACATAGACGATGTGGCGCTTACGACGCGCACCGCGGTCCCCCTCGGGCTTGTGGTAAACGAGGTCGTGACGAACAGTATGAAGTACGCCTTTCAGGGGCGCGATGCGGGAAAGCTCGATATCGTTTTCCGCGCCTCTCAGACCGCGTTCGATCTGACGATCCGGGACGACGGTGTCGGGATCGACGAAAATGCGCGCGTGAATTCAGGGATGGGCCAGCGGCTGGTCGCCGCCTTCACCCAACAGCTTGACGGCGTCTCGCATGTGAAGGCGGATCAAAAGGGAACAAGGTTTATCTTGACCATGCCACGATTGCTTGACGAAGCTCAGAAGACCGGCGCGGCACATCTGACTTGA